GTTCAACAGGGGAAGAATAAACAGAGCTTGGGATGGCAGTTTAGTACAATTACTGTCAGCCTCTATGCTGTAAAGAAGGTAATATGGAAGCTGTTCAAGACACAGTTCAGCAATATTATTAACCAGATCCAGGCATCTATGGCATATATAGAGCAGGAGGTAGATCTTGCAGAGAAAGAGCTAGCTAGCAAGGGGTATGCTAGAGTAGAAGATAAGCAGAAATAGCAGGCTGCCTGTTAGGAGAAGCTTGAAGCATGACAGGATTTGGCCACAGAATACCTTGACTAGTAGAAGGTTGTGCAACTAAATCAGTGGCTTGGTGTCACGAACTAGAGGCGTTGATACTAACaggtagtattagactagaagaatttGCTAGAGAACTAAAATACAGTGATTATCAAGCTTCCTATATATATCACAAACCAACATTGGTGCCAACCTTGATTTGTAATTCCGGAAGTTAGCAACAATCATAcaagaactggcctgtacagggcttatcccGGACCAGAGATTCAATCAGCAGTTGGTTCCTAGTGGACCGGCTCGTCGCAATTTGGgcaatgctcgaatcaagacttcgggcgtagctcgtcaCACTTGCCCTGGTCAATGCTGCCACGAACTATAGCATGGCTACCAAGTTACACCACGCTGGCATGGGGACTTGGTTTGTTAATGGCCAGCTGTTCCAAGACTGGCTAGCATCAGACAACTTGTTTCTTTAGCTGCATGCAACCTGTAAGTCCTGCCTAATAGTAACTGTGTATAGCCTACTACTAACACCCAGCAGCaggtgctggaaagaccaTCCTTATATTAATTATAACCAACTGGCTGTGGCAGTACACAGCTAATCAAGCCAGACAGCCTGCCATACTTTTACTATGACTACAAGGATAAGTAAAAGCAGTCTCCAACAGCTATTCTAACTACCTTGCTGTCTATATTTGCAAGGCAAGATAATATAGTCTTGGGTTAGTTTTATAACTTCTTCAAGCAGCAATACAGAGAAAACCTGGTATATACTGCTGAGTTTAATAATTTTAGTAACTTTGTCTCAGACTGTTCAACCAATACTATATAGTTACTGACACAGTTAACAAGACAGAGGATAGAGATAGCATAGCATATGCCTTGAGAAGGATTGCAGAAACTTTTAAGCATGCTCCAGTACTTGTAACAAGCTTCCATGAGATTGATATTATATGACGCCGTCACTGACGCGGACTGGGATCGGTTTATGGCTGTGAACCTTACAGCACCGGTGAGACGGATGGAAGAGGTTATCCGGGAGATGAGGAATCAGAAGTCTGGCGTTATTTTGAACATGGCGAGCCCGGCTGGAATGAGCGGTGCCGCAGCAGGCGTGGCGTATACGGCGAGTACGTTTCCCTTCCTTGGCGAATATCATTCGAGAATAGCTCTAACAAAGCATAGGTAAGCACGGCCTTATTGGGGCGACGAAGAACGTTGCCTGGAGATTCAAAGGGGAGAATATACGGCAATGTGCTGTGCCCGGGAGGTAAGATATCTCGTTCTTCAAGTTAGCGCGCAGATGAATATGGGGCCTAACTATGAACAGGGGTGGTGACCGGCATACTCAATAGCGTTAACACGGTTTGACCAGGAGGCCACATCGACAATCAAGCCTGTTCTTTCCGCCGTGTATGCCAACCGGGCAGATGGATGTGCAATCATGATGCCAGACGAAATAGCGTCTACTATTGTATTCCTGTGCTCAGATCAGGCCTCGCGGATCAACGGAGCCGTCCTCCCCATTGACGATGGCTGGTCTACTATATAATAATACTAGTTACTGGAAATCTCACAATCCTTGCCTGTAATTGGCAATTTAAATACGGACTGTCCTGTATCATCTCGCGCACTTCCAGGATTTAGCCGACTCCTTTGCCTAGGTTCCGCTGGCGCATGTTCCCTCCGTAGCGCAATCTTCTGGAGCAGCAACCTCGCCCCCGTAGCCAGTTCCGCTAGCCTTGCACGGCAGTATGCAAAGCTTCCGGCTCCTTCCTTAATGCCTATCGCGTACCGTTTGACCGTCACATCGTCCTTCtgcttgaagatgtcgagaacTGCAGGCTCTGCGCCCTATGATCTCGAGACAAATTCACCCAAATTCTCCATCTTTTGGGTTACAATAGCAACCTGCTGATGATGGAATGGGGCACCGCAAGAGTGTCACGGTGGCCAGGAATTTGATGAAGATCTCGTTAAGCAAAGGTTGGGAATTGGGGCGCTGTGGATGATGTCAGTTGGGGATCTTCCTGCACAAAAAATGGGAACATTCTGTCCCAAATTGAGCTTGGCAGGCAGCGTGGTGGTAAGGCAGAAGTTGAAATGGAGATCATAGGGGGTTGGGGATTGCCCTGGACCTGGCGACTTTGATTCCCagggaggagatgaagtgTCTCAGCGTACATAGGAACCTTCACCGTCTGCACATTGTGGATCAATCTTCATGAGTCACCCAGGACGGCAGGATGGGGATGATATCGATGCCGGTGATGGCCTATGCGAGCGGGTAGGCGTCAGCGACGTCCATTGACCTGGTGCCGTTATCGAGTAGACGTTTCCCGTCCAGATCGGAGTCAGGAACAGTGGTCCGGAGAAGACGTGGTGCACCATGGCGAGACGGTCCTGTTCGGGCTGGGCTTTGGGCAAATAGTGTTCCGATGCTggggtgctggtggagcaGTCGGCGATGGGCCGGTCCTGTCGTTGGAATCAACTTCAATGATTGTACGGTGAACCATTTAAGGTACGATCTACTTTTTAGTATAACTTCGAGGAATCCATGAGGGACTTTCACATTATGGTGTGGGTTTTCTAGAGGCATGACGCAGGTGAAGGGGATGTGATCATGAAAAGCGCTGTAGCTCAGCTGCGGAAGATTAATTGGAAGCGAGGAAATGGACATGACAAGTCAGCGGTAGAGGAGTCAAGAATGCAAATAACATACTGTACTGGTCCGATGCATAAGCACTGGTCGGATGACAGGGGCAAGTGATAATGACATGAAAGTGGCATGACAGGAGGACATTGAATCTACAGTGAGCTATATACTACTGTACTCCGTATAGAGCCTAGAGTCCGCAGACAGTAGTTGGGTGTTACTGAAACTGTAGCATTGATTACCCCTTGACTCTACGGCATTGGAGTGTGCATGCCAGACCCCCAGCAGCTAGCATGGTTGATCTCTGCAGACAATCATAGTTCTTGACCTTTAACCTGGTCTGGGCCAGCTAGCTGTCACCTCCACCCCAGAGCCGGTCATGCGAAAGCCGCAGCTCACTACCCTAAACAGAAGCCTATGAAGGCAGACACTCTGCCAGACCGAGCCAGTTCTCCATCGGCTCTCTCGAGAAGGAAACAAACAAACCCACGCCACCCATGGGCGCAGCTGAGCTGACGCGCCTTGAACCTGCCTCAATTATGTGACCACTCCCTGTTTGCCGGTTCGCTGGCTTGGACATCGGCCTGCCAATAACTGTCCAATTCGCGCCAGGATAGTTCCAAGTACTTATGTAATTTCATGCATGGCTTGCTGATCTACGTTAGTAAGTAATAACTCTTTTAGGAATAGCTATAATGCACGCGCCGTTGTGGCTGGAGATGAGTGCGGTATTTGGCTGTATGATGCATAGACGAGAAAAGCAATGTTCTTGGCTTGGGCATGGAAATTACAGAAAGGAAGGCATTCACGTTCTCACTAGATATTAAGCAATATATAGACTGATACATAAGAGAACGATAAAGCGCTTCCCTTCCAGGAATACTAGCAATTCGCAATAAAATCCTTTTCACTATTAATCTCTGGCTTTTGCTTTTAACGAACCATATAGTCCGCGGTAGAAAGACTGTGGTATGTTATCTTCACTAATAATAACAAAGCAGTTGAGATTCTGCAGTACTATATTAGCAGGTCATTATGCTTCATCAGTGCCACCGAATGCACACTTCCCTCCCTTGGGAAAGACCCAGTAAAATGAAAGCCAGAAAGCCCAAACTGTGGGCCTGAGCAACTTCCTGATGTATCAtttttcttcagctgcttGACAAATCCTGACTTCCTACATGAACATGTTAGCTCGATAACCCTGGCTGCCTTTGGGCAGTGCGACATTCGCTGCATCACGCGGATTGCTGGGTTGCGTCTACCTCCACATAGATGCCGAAGTCCTAGGATCCCCACAGGGAGGCGCCAACACGAGAGAAAAGCACATCTTGGGCTTCAAACAttcagctcagctcagccAGCCATGGAATTTGGGGACTGACGTCAGTTTGCTTCTGTTACGAAGATCATGGATATTCCCTGGAACCGAAGGAGGTGGCCGCGCTGAGCCTGGCGGCCTGGAGAAGCATTGTCATTCGATTGGAGAAGGACTTGTGACGATGGGGTAGACTGGGATGTTCcgatgatgaagttgttTGTTTCGAGGGATATAAAAGAGGACAGTACGCACTTCTTCTGTTCTCGTTATTCCAACATCATCAGAACAAACAATAAAACTTATATCTTTATCTGGCGACGTCTCGACCAAGTATATCAACCAAGATGAAATCcatctccctttccctctccctcGCAACCACCATCCTTCTCTCCACCGCACCCCTGGTCACCGCAAAGACCTACACGACCAATATCCCAGTCAAGGAAATCCAAGGAGCTTGGTCCATTCACGGCAACTCGATCAGCTGGACCGAGGACGGCTTCAAGACCTCCATTGACTGCGACGACCAAGACGGCAACAAGaagctcagcctcagcaaCAACAAGAAGTTCGCTGGCTGCTGTCTCTCTGGACAGAGACTTGTCGGATCTCCTGACACGGCCTTTGATTGCTGCGCTAATGCACATGACCTTGCCGGTTCAAAGGAAACCGGGTATAGATGCTGCCCGGAGGGCGAGACCTATGACGGAGTCACCTGCAAAGCTGATGATCCAGTGTGCCAGAACGGAAAGTTGCTGAAGAACGGAGAATGCGCTTGTCCCAAGGGGACTAAGGAGGACGAAAATGGAATCTGTGCTCCTGCTAAATGCTCTTCTGGTTTGGAGACTGGTATGTATTATTCCTCACCTACTGCCCAGTCCTAGTTTATTCCTTACCCTATACCTTCGTgaacagaaaaaaaagggaaaaagaaaaggaattAACAATCACAGGTAAATGCTACACCTTCACAGGCGAGAATGGCCACCGCCTGGGCTTCGGCGGCAGCTGGTTCATCACCGCGCCCGAAAGCATGTCTTTGAAATCCGGACGCTTTAAGCTctgcaaggacgaggagTGCAAAGCCGGCGAGACCATCAACCCGGCTGATCAGATTTACATCAAGGACATCCACGGCAACCCGGGGAATGGGGCGCTTCCGAACCGCTGGCTCAACTCGGCCATGAACGGGAACCACGTCGGCAAGACGGATAATTTTGCACAGGCCGGCAAGTTCTCCATGACCAAGTGGCCTTGCGGAAAGTACTGCCTGGGTGGGTTTGACTATGGTTTGGGTCCGGCTTGCCCATCGAACACGCCCgccttgaccttcttccaGAATGATAAGCAGGCGTGTGTGCCCTTCGACTTCACCGAGGTGCCGTGCGATGTGAAGGCGGAGGCGAACAACTGTATCTGGAAGACTAATGAGGACCAATGCTGTGGTGGTGCAGTTGATTGCGAGGGCAACTGAGTTCAGAGCCTCAGCTCACTCTTTTGGTGTAAGTTCGTGTGGGGTGCTTGGTCGGCTGAAATTATGGCTGTTGGAGGGATATGATCATTGGTAGTTAGTTGAATAAAACTGCTGTGTCTTTGTTGCTAGTCAACTAGGACATGGGTATGAGTTAGCAATGTGGAATAAACAGAACTTTGGGACGGGTTCACTTCACTCTCGAGAGAGATAAACTTGTCGTCCATATTATCATGTAAGAAGCATCGATACGTTACCATTAGACTTATAAATGAAAGCAAAAGAACAGCTGCGCAAAACCAACTTGGTATATAGAGATCAACCAAGGACATCCTTAACAACACGCGCCGTCTGCTCAACAATCAACTCCACCTCTTCCTTTGTGGAATAACAAGGTGGAGCAAAAACAATATGGTCCCCATTCTTGCCATCAATACCTCCATTCCCAGGAATATGCGAAATAGATTGATTAGGATTCAGTCCTTAATAGTTTTCATAGAGCACACAGGGCTGGATTTAAGGGTGAGCTAACAAGCTTACCTGTGTCCTAGATAGAAATATTCACCGTGACTGTATTAGCACCACGGgtgttgccatatcccaatGCCTGGCTCacaggatgatggcctgtgGCGTAAATGATAGCtcgtgacccaggcggtcgaCCGTCGGGCAAAATAACAAATGATAttgttatgaatgctcaaaggggaaagggtagaaggaagctgcatcaactacacgaacgtagcctactaaggataggatgccataggacgattgattctctatctttATGACAATAGTTGttccttcttcaatgtacaactcctcgagggatcaggccaggggccagagatcatgccatacagatcacgtggcacgtgacacgaggctcaacatgatatattcgtatcagaTATCGttagcgatagcttcagagaacaatcaatcatactcatacatcaattgaacttTGCAAAATATTGCAACCTTGAGGAAACCTTAGATTATAAATACCCTGCATATACTGATATATTCTAGGTCATGGtgttgtggaatatgctcagaggataaagggcaggaggaaactgcatcaactacaccaatgtagcctactaaggatcggatgccatgtgATGATTGacacctatcttgttgacaatagattccttcattgccttTCTTGTGTgtattcctctctccccactatatatatatagagggtaggaaccttctagaaacaggcgatgtccggtcaatctaccagagatcacgtggcctcatatttccgtatcaaAACGAGACACTGAAAGATGGGACGAGTGTGCGATGAGCACACTAGTATTGAAGTGACTGCAAAAATGAATCCTCTTATACGGCCAGAGAATGTATGGCTACCCAGGAATCAGACCAATCACCACCACGAACGCGCGAATAGTACTTTCCAGGCCCTTATGGCCGGCTTCAGGTATGATAATGCCCGCCGGAAATTGTCGCCCAAAGCTTGTACATTCCGACTGGTCCTTCGGTCAGCGTAACGCCGGACCCGTGATAAGGGCCAGATATGATACTTTGAAGTTACCTATAAAATGTCGCTAAAGGCGATTGCAACTTCAATGGGGCATCATGAACAAAACAATCATGGCCTGCTCTATGCTTCGCCCCTTTATTGGCAAAAAGTGGATGCATGGGCTGGCTACACGGCCTACAACAGAGCCCCTCGTTCGCCCAAAGAACAGTACAAAGGAACTTCTGGTGGTTATTCCAGACCTACCCAACGTGGTAACTATTCCCCATCTGTGTGCATCCGAGGCATGCTTTAACAGAGCTGCAACAGCTCGAGCGCCGCCTGGCCATTCGCCCTAGGCATTCCCCCAACTTCGTGCGgcttcatcaacaaggctACGTTTCATGGGCCGGTAAGTGTATATGATTGCTATTGTTCCTTGCCACACAGGAAATGCTAAATAAAGGGAAATTTCAGGCCCACTATTTGAGAAGCATGTTAGTGAGGGGATTCAACGTCCGTTCAAGGGGTCAGCTATGGTAGTAAACGAAGAAGACATGGAATCCCTGAAGCAAACGCTGTCGTCTGACGTATATATAAAGGAAGGTGTCTGGGACATGGAAAACGCGTTGATAGTCCCCTTCCGGACAACGATGAGATGGCAGCGGAGCAAGTAAATTAGCTAGAACTCCTATAGATTGAGACCGGGCAGCGAACATAGATAAAGCCTGCAGAACGTTACATCTCAGAATGTATGGCTCCACTTCGCTCCCCGGTTGGAGATCCAAATGCACGTGGACACTCTAGATCAATGACTCTGCGAATAACTCGGTGTTGAGCTTATACATAAGTTGCATGTTTTGTGTTTTTTCTAGTATCTCCGTCATTTCCTGACCGCACGACCTCTCCACCAAGCAACATGACCGACAACGAGCCTATTGCAATAGTAGGCATGGCCTGCCGCTTTGCCGGCGCCTCATCCACAGACGAGTTCTGGCAGATGATCCAGCAGGGGCGCACTGGTCACTCGCGCATCCCTAAGCGGAGTTGGGATGCAGACGCCTGGTTCCATCCATCAAGGCAACGACTGGGCGCAGTAAGCAAGAGCACCTCTAATACAGATTAGCCAATGCTGAATGTCGGTATCCCAGACCTGCACGACCTcaggcttcttcctcgacgaTGTCCCCCATTTTGACgcgcctttcttctccatcactGCGCGCGAGGCGGAAGTAATGGACCCAATGCAGCGTCTCGTTTTGGAAGTAGCGTATGAAAGCTTTGAAAATGGTACTTCGGCCCACCCCTTTTACCAGAATCTGATGTATGCCAAGGCACCGCTGAGACCATTTAGCTGGCATTCCAATGGAAAAGCTAGCGAGAAGCAGGACGGCAGTGTACAGCGGCGTCATGACGGCCGACTACCAAGAGATCGCCGAGCATGATATCTACCAACTAGGCGCCCATGCTGCAACCGGCACAAACAAAGCCATCATTTCGAACCGTATCTCTTGGTTCTTCGATCTCACCGGCCCCAGCTTAACTCTGGACACTGCCTGTTCATCCGGACTATACGGTCTTCATCTAGCCTGCCAGGCCATAAAGTCTGGCGAATGCACTCAGGTCTCCTCCTTCACCATCAAGATTTGCAGGATTCGTTAAATCTAACATGGATATGCAGGCGTTGATCACTGGCACGAACCTCATCTTGCACCCTAACTTCATGGCGCAGTACTCAGCAATGGGCATGATTGGCCCCGACGGCATCAGTCGCTCGTTTGATGCATCGGCGAATGGATACGGCCGAGGCGAAGGGATTGCCTGTGTAGTGATAAAACGTTTGGCAGATGCCATGAGAGACAGAGATTGCATTCGAGCCGTAATCCGCGGCACTGCCGCCAACCATGATGGCAGAACGCCCAGCATTACAAAACCAAGCCAAGATGCTCATGCATTCCTGATTCGCGAGACATACCAGAAGGCTGGGTTGCCGTTGTCCGAGACCGCTTATTTTGAGGCGCATGGAACAGGGACACCACAAGGAGTACGTCCATGATGCCCCTGTCCCTTTTCCGAAAACTTTAGTCTAACCCACACATCTTCAGGACCCAATCGAGATGCGAGCAATCGCGCAGACCGTAGCCTCTGCCCGCAGAGATAGCGATGTCGGACCACTTTATGTAGGTAGTGTTAAGCCTAATGTCGGCCACACAGAGGGCGCTGCCGGGCTGGCAGGGGTTATCAAGGTAGTCCTATGTCTTGAAGCGGGGACTATCCCCGCCGTCACTGGTCTGACGACGGTCAATCCCGAGCTTCGATTGACGGAATGGAATATTGCACTCCCGCAAGAGAATATGGCATGGCCGCAGGACAGAGTCCGCCGCGCCAGTGTGAATTCGTTTGGCTTTGGTGGTGCCAACGCTCATGCTATACTCGAGGATGCTAAGAGCTTCTTGCAAATGCACCACATGCCTGGCCTCGATATTACAGATCCTCGTCAGTCTCTGGCGGACATCCGGTCCGAGGATGCTGATGGAAACGAAAGGC
This sequence is a window from Aspergillus nidulans FGSC A4 chromosome IV. Protein-coding genes within it:
- a CDS encoding uncharacterized protein (transcript_id=CADANIAT00000979) is translated as MATKLHHAGMGTCCMQPLIKPDSLPYFYYDYKDKQDNIVLG
- a CDS encoding uncharacterized protein (transcript_id=CADANIAT00000980) → MRLILYDAVTDADWDRFMAVNLTAPVRRMEEVIREMRNQKSGVILNMASPAGMSGAAAGVAYTASKHGLIGATKNVAWRFKGENIRQCAVPGSYWKSHNPCL
- a CDS encoding cysteine-rich secreted protein (transcript_id=CADANIAT00000981) translates to MKSISLSLSLATTILLSTAPLVTAKTYTTNIPVKEIQGAWSIHGNSISWTEDGFKTSIDCDDQDGNKKLSLSNNKKFAGCCLSGQRLVGSPDTAFDCCANAHDLAGSKETGYRCCPEGETYDGVTCKADDPVCQNGKLLKNGECACPKGTKEDENGICAPAKCSSGLETGENGHRLGFGGSWFITAPESMSLKSGRFKLCKDEECKAGETINPADQIYIKDIHGNPGNGALPNRWLNSAMNGNHVGKTDNFAQAGKFSMTKWPCGKYCLGGFDYGLGPACPSNTPALTFFQNDKQACVPFDFTEVPCDVKAEANNCIWKTNEDQCCGGAVDCEGN
- a CDS encoding putative polyketide synthase (transcript_id=CADANIAT00000982) gives rise to the protein MNPLIRPENVWLPRNQTNHHHERANSTFQALMAGFRRLQLQWGIMNKTIMACSMLRPFIGKKWMHGLATRPTTEPLVRPKNSTKELLVVIPDLPNVLERRLAIRPRHSPNFVRLHQQGYVSWAVSPSFPDRTTSPPSNMTDNEPIAIVGMACRFAGASSTDEFWQMIQQGRTGHSRIPKRSWDADAWFHPSRQRLGATCTTSGFFLDDVPHFDAPFFSITAREAEVMDPMQRLVLEVAYESFENGTSAHPFYQNLMYAKAPLRPFSWHSNGKASEKQDGSVQRRHDGRLPRDRRA